GTCAGCCCCACCGGAAATCCGCTCTCCTTGCAGAGTATGGCGTAGGGGTGCCCGTAGCGGCCGGCAAGGGCCGTGAGCGACTCCTCGGTGAATGCGTTGCACTCGCAGAGGGCCATGAAGTCGGGGTCCTTCTCCTTCACCCAGTCGACGAAGTTGTCGAAGTTCTGGGCTTTGTCGAGCTTCATGCCCTCGAGAATATTGTAACTGATGAAACGCAGGGTTTCGGGCTGGACGCTCGTTCCCGGATCGGTCGTCAGTTCCTCGTCCGGTGCGGCGGGATCGTCGTCGCAGGCGGGCAGCAGGGCCGTGGCCGTGAGCAGCGTCGCCCCGAAAGCCAGCCGGCGCAGCATCTGTATCGTGTCGTATGTTTTCATGTCGTTCGCTGGTTTATTTGTTGTAACGCAGGGCTGCGTAGGAGACGGTGAATGCGTTGGCTACCTGTCCGTTGGATGCGATGGTCGCGGTGTCGTAGGTCGTCGCCGTGCCGATCTTGTTCTGCACGGGGCGCAGGCGGATCCATGCCACGCTCTGTCCCAGAATCTCGGTGGGAACCTGCATCCACACGTTCTTGTCGCCCGAAAGCTGCTCGAGCTGCATGTTGCCCCAGTTGCCGTTGTCGGGAACCGTGAAATCGGTGAGCTTCTTCCAGTTGTCGCCGTCGAGCGAATATTCCGCCGTCCAGTAGCGCAGTCCGCCCTGTGCCGAGTGGTAGCGGCAGGTGAAGACGAAGGAGCATTGCGTGGAGCTGACGCCCTGCGTCGAGAACTCGAAGATCAGGGAGTTTCCCGTGTTCTTCGCCGTGTCCCACAGCTGTTTGTGGCCCCACGAGGCGTTGTTGATGGTCAGCCCGTTTTCGGCGGCCCGGTAGGCGCTGCCGACGGCCAGCCAGGCGTAGGTGCTCATAAACGAGAGTCCCGAACCCGTCGTTGCGGCCACGCAATGCGCCTGACCGCTGTCGGTTGCCGGATGCGGATACTGCGGGAATGCGTAGGCGCGGGGGTCCTTGCTGCCGTTGGGACTCCACTCCACGGCCACGGCCGAGAAGACGTTGTCGGCCGATTCGTCCAGCGCGATGTCCTCGCGCGTCACGTTGCGGATCTGGTAACGGCCGATGTCGCCGCCCCGCTCGAAGAAGGTGTAAGGCTCGTGTACGATGATGCCTGTGATCGTTCCCTCGCCGTCGGGCATCTCCTTGAAACGCCAGTCGCAGCCGTGGTTGGTCATCAGGTAGATCATGTCGCCGTGACGGTCGAGTACGGCCGCGGGGTAGTAGTTGTTGAAACTGTTGGTGTAGTTGATGTGCACGGGGATGAAACGTCCGGTGCGCACGGCCATCTGGCAGCGTTTGAGCGTCACCTGGGTGTAGATGTCGGCGTCGGTCAGCTGGTCGATGAAGCGTCGCTTCGCGGGCAGTTCTTCGGCCGTCCCGGCCTCTTTGGTGACGATGTGGTCCTGCGTCACGCCGCTGAGCGTGTAGCGCTCGGGGTTGCTCCGCTTGGTCAGCGTGAGGCCCTTGCACCAGAGTTTGAGTTTGTCATATCGTTGCAGGTTGTTCTGCTGGGCGTCGGTCGTGACGAGGGCGAGACCCAGCGAGGCGTCGGCGTTCTGCATGTAGGCCGTGCAGTCGTTGATGCCCAGATCGGGTTTCTCCGCGGCCTTGGGCATGGGGCTTCCGGCCATGTTGGGCGAGGCCCAGTCGCTGATGACCGTGCCGCTTACGGCGATGTCCTGATCGAGGGTGATCTCGCCTTCCGCCTCCGCGATCAGCCCGCGCAGCTCCTCGAAGGTCATCTCGCGGGTC
This Alistipes shahii WAL 8301 DNA region includes the following protein-coding sequences:
- a CDS encoding DUF5689 domain-containing protein, whose product is MKKFYTKRFSLICAFAASALLLGGGCSEDETEPAIGSKGVSSEVFVSSDAGSRTIKVETSGPWQARLTPETRLWVSVDGADSGETGGSLNLNYRTNNSLPRKGTILVSSARQQVVDTIYLMQYGTTPLLEFKYIGKQYSSVETIDSVAIDTNIPLSKKIYWTVVYDENSAAEPWADSVSYAQDFKYFRFRIADNKKFEPRTARFRLRFQDDWGEDHTTYFTAYQGIPGGTAETREMTFEELRGLIAEAEGEITLDQDIAVSGTVISDWASPNMAGSPMPKAAEKPDLGINDCTAYMQNADASLGLALVTTDAQQNNLQRYDKLKLWCKGLTLTKRSNPERYTLSGVTQDHIVTKEAGTAEELPAKRRFIDQLTDADIYTQVTLKRCQMAVRTGRFIPVHINYTNSFNNYYPAAVLDRHGDMIYLMTNHGCDWRFKEMPDGEGTITGIIVHEPYTFFERGGDIGRYQIRNVTREDIALDESADNVFSAVAVEWSPNGSKDPRAYAFPQYPHPATDSGQAHCVAATTGSGLSFMSTYAWLAVGSAYRAAENGLTINNASWGHKQLWDTAKNTGNSLIFEFSTQGVSSTQCSFVFTCRYHSAQGGLRYWTAEYSLDGDNWKKLTDFTVPDNGNWGNMQLEQLSGDKNVWMQVPTEILGQSVAWIRLRPVQNKIGTATTYDTATIASNGQVANAFTVSYAALRYNK